The genomic window TGACCAGACCCGCACTGACGGCGGTGCCGGCGAGGATGGCGACCAGATAGAGGACCGGGTTGCCGATCAGCGGGACCACGAAGATGCCGCCGTGCGGGGCGCGCAGGGTGCACCCGAAGGCCATCGACAGCGCGCCGGTGACCGCGCCGCCTGCCATCACCGACGGGATCACCCGCAGCGGATCGGCCGCGGCGAACGGGATGGCGCCCTCCGTGATGAACGAGGCACCCAGCACCCACGCCGCCTTGCCGTTCTCCCGCTCGGCCTTCGTGAACAGCTTGCCGCGCACCGTCGTCGCCAGCGCCAGGGCCAGCGGCGGCACCATGCCCGCGGCCATCACGGCCGCCATCACCTTCAGGGAGCCGTCGTTGGGGTTGGCGAGGCCGCCGACGGCGAAGGTGTACGCGACCTTGTTGAGCGGGCCGCCCAGGTCGAAGCACATCATCAGGCCGAGGACGATGCCGAGGATGACGGCGTTGGCGCCGCTGAGGCCGTTCAGCCAGTCGGTGAGGGCCTGCTGGAGCGTGGCGAGCGGTTCCCCGATCACGAGGAACATCAGGAAGCCGACGATCACCGAGGAGACCAGCGGGATCACGACGACGGGCATGATGCCGCGCAGCACGGCGGGCACCCTGACCTTCTGGATCGCGAGGACAACGGCGCCGGCGAGGAGTCCGGCGACCAGGCCGCCGAGGAAGCCCGCCTTGATCGCGATCGCGATCGCGCCGCCGACGAAGCCCGGGACGAGACCGGGGCGGTCGGCCATTCCGTAGGCGATGTACCCGGCGAGCACGGGGATCAGGAAGCTGAACGCGAGCCCGCCGATCTGGAAGAGCAGCGCGGCCCAGCTGGTGTGGTCGCCCCAGGCGAAGACCTCGGCGACCGACTTGGCCCCGGCGATCTCGTATCCGCCGATGGCGAAGCCGAGGGCGATGAGGAGACCGCCGGCGGCAACGAACGGGATCATGTAACTGACGCCGGACATCAGCCACTTGCGGAGCTTGGTGCCGTACCCCTCCTCGGGCTCGCCGCCGCGCTCGACGGGCGTGGGCCGGTCTGCCGCGTGGGTCACCTCGCCGCGGGCGGCCTTCTCCCGTACTTCGGCGACGAGTTCGGCGGCCCGGTTGATCCCGGCCTTCACCCCGACGTCGACGGTGGGCTTCCCGGCGAACCGTTCCTTGTCCCGTACGGGCACGTCGTGCGCGAAGATCACTCCGTCGGCGGCCTCGACGACCGCCGGGTCGAGCCGGGTGAACCCGGCGGACCCCTGCGTCTCGACGACGACCTCGACGCCCGCGGCATGACCCGCCTTCTCCAGGGACTCGGCGGCCATATAGGTGTGGGCGATGCCGGTGGGGCAGGAGGTGACGGCGACGATACGGAACGGTCCCGCCGCGGCCGGAGCCTCAGCCGGAACCGGAGCCGCCACCTCGGCCTCATCCTCTGCCTCTGCCGGAGCCGCCGTTTCAGCCCCTGTCTCGGCCCCAGCCTCGGCCCCTGTCTCAGCCTCAGCCGGCGCCTCGGACACCTCGGCCGCCGCCTCCGACGGCTCGATGTCACCGCCGACCAGCGCGGCGGCCGTCGTCGCCGACGGTGTCGCGCGCAGGGCCGCGGTGAAGTCCGGGTCCATCAGGCGGCGGGCCAGCGCGGAGAGGATGGCCAGATGGGCGTCGTCCGCGCCCGCCGGGGCCGCTATCAGGAAGATCAGGTCGGCCGGGCCGTCCGGCGCCCCGAAGTCGATGCCGGAGGCGGAGCGGCCGAAGGCCAGGGTGGGTTCGGAGACATGGGCGCTGCGGCAGTGCGGTATGCCGATGCCGCCGTCGAGGCCCGTCGGCATCTGGGCCTCGCGCGCGGCCACGTCGGCGAGGAAGCCGTCGAGGTCGGTGACGCGGCCGCGTGCCACCATCCGCTCGGCCAGCGAGCGGGCCGCCTCTTCCTTCGATGCGGCGGCCAGGTCGAGGTCGACCAGGTCCGCGGTGATCATGTCGCTCATCGCGGGCTCCCTTGCTCCGTGAGTGCGCGGTCCAGGGGGACGTCCGCGGTCACCAGGACCGCGGCGGGTTCGAGGTCGGACGGGGTGGGCATCACGCTGCCCGGGAGTCGGACGGCGGCCGCGCCATGGGCCACCGCGGCGGCCAGGGCGTCCGGCCCCTCGCCGCCCGCCGCCAGGAATCCGGCGAGGGACGCGTCACCCGCGCCGACGTTGCTGCGGATCCGCTCGGCCGCGACGGCGGCGGAGCCGAACCAGGTCCCGGCCGGCGAGACGAGGAGCTGCCCGTCCGCCCCGAGGCTGGCCAGCACCGCTCCCGCCCCGAGCGAGCGCAGCTCCTCCGCCGCCTTCACCGCGTCGCCGACCGTCGCCAACGGCCGTCCGACCGCCTCGGCGAGTTCGTCCGTGTTCGGCTTGACGACATCGGGGCGGCCGGAGAGCGCCGACAGCAGGGAGGGCCCGGAGGTGTCCAGGGCGATCCGGGCGCCCGACTCATGCGCCTGGGCCACCAACTCCCCGTACCAAGAGGGCGTGAGGCCCCGCGGCAGGCTGCCGCAGCAGGCGATCCAGGACGCGGACGGCGAGTGGGCGGCGACGGCCGCCAGCAGGGACCAGGACTCCGGTGCCGTCAGACGCGGACCCGGTGCGTTGATCTTCGTCAGCGTGCCGTCCGGCTCCGCCAGCGCGATGTTCGACCGCGTCGCGCCCGCCACCGGCACCGGCGCCACCTCGATCCGCTCCCCCGCGAGCAGTTCGGCGACCAGCGCGCCCGGCGCACCGCCGAGCGGCATCACCGCGACCGTGCGGTGTCCGGCCGCCGCGACCGCCCGCGAGACGTTGACGCCCTTGCCGCCGGGGTCCACGCGCTCGCCGGTGGCCCGCAGCACTTCGCCGCGCTCCAGGTCAGGGATCTCGTACGTCCGGTCCAGCGACGGGTTCGGGGTGACGGTGAGAATCATGTGCGTACTACTTCCGTGCCCGCGGCCTCGATCGCCGCGGCGTCCTCGGGGCTGAGCCCGCTGTCCGTGATGAGCAGGTCGATATCGGCGAGGTCGGCGAAGCGCGCGAAGTGCTCCTCGCCGTGCTTGGCCGAGTCGGCCAGCAGCACCACCCGCCGCGCCGCCGCCACGAGTGCGCGCTTCACCGCGGCCTCGGCCAGATCGGGCGTGGTGAGACCGGCGGCCGCCGAGAAGCCGTTGGTCCCGAGGAAGACGACATCGGCGCGGATCTCGCCGTACGCCCGCAGCGCCCAGGCGTCGACGGCCGCGCGCGTGCGCTGCCGGACCCGGCCGCCGACCAGATGCAGGTCGATGCCCGGGTGGTCGGCGAGCCGAGCGGCGGCGGGCAGCGCGTGCGTGACGACCGTGAGCGAGCACTCCAGCGGGAAGGCCGCGGCCAGCCGGGCAACCGTGGAGCCGGCGTCGA from Streptomyces formicae includes these protein-coding regions:
- a CDS encoding DeoR/GlpR family DNA-binding transcription regulator; translation: MYAPERQQQILRLAREGGRVDVLSLADEFQVTAETIRRDLKALDRAGLVRRVHGGAIPAGRLDFEPDLAERESTSADEKDRIARAALAELPEDGSVILDAGSTVARLAAAFPLECSLTVVTHALPAAARLADHPGIDLHLVGGRVRQRTRAAVDAWALRAYGEIRADVVFLGTNGFSAAAGLTTPDLAEAAVKRALVAAARRVVLLADSAKHGEEHFARFADLADIDLLITDSGLSPEDAAAIEAAGTEVVRT
- the pfkB gene encoding 1-phosphofructokinase, with amino-acid sequence MILTVTPNPSLDRTYEIPDLERGEVLRATGERVDPGGKGVNVSRAVAAAGHRTVAVMPLGGAPGALVAELLAGERIEVAPVPVAGATRSNIALAEPDGTLTKINAPGPRLTAPESWSLLAAVAAHSPSASWIACCGSLPRGLTPSWYGELVAQAHESGARIALDTSGPSLLSALSGRPDVVKPNTDELAEAVGRPLATVGDAVKAAEELRSLGAGAVLASLGADGQLLVSPAGTWFGSAAVAAERIRSNVGAGDASLAGFLAAGGEGPDALAAAVAHGAAAVRLPGSVMPTPSDLEPAAVLVTADVPLDRALTEQGSPR
- a CDS encoding PTS fructose transporter subunit IIABC, with protein sequence MSDMITADLVDLDLAAASKEEAARSLAERMVARGRVTDLDGFLADVAAREAQMPTGLDGGIGIPHCRSAHVSEPTLAFGRSASGIDFGAPDGPADLIFLIAAPAGADDAHLAILSALARRLMDPDFTAALRATPSATTAAALVGGDIEPSEAAAEVSEAPAEAETGAEAGAETGAETAAPAEAEDEAEVAAPVPAEAPAAAGPFRIVAVTSCPTGIAHTYMAAESLEKAGHAAGVEVVVETQGSAGFTRLDPAVVEAADGVIFAHDVPVRDKERFAGKPTVDVGVKAGINRAAELVAEVREKAARGEVTHAADRPTPVERGGEPEEGYGTKLRKWLMSGVSYMIPFVAAGGLLIALGFAIGGYEIAGAKSVAEVFAWGDHTSWAALLFQIGGLAFSFLIPVLAGYIAYGMADRPGLVPGFVGGAIAIAIKAGFLGGLVAGLLAGAVVLAIQKVRVPAVLRGIMPVVVIPLVSSVIVGFLMFLVIGEPLATLQQALTDWLNGLSGANAVILGIVLGLMMCFDLGGPLNKVAYTFAVGGLANPNDGSLKVMAAVMAAGMVPPLALALATTVRGKLFTKAERENGKAAWVLGASFITEGAIPFAAADPLRVIPSVMAGGAVTGALSMAFGCTLRAPHGGIFVVPLIGNPVLYLVAILAGTAVSAGLVILLKGMRKTSAAVPAAPAASEKPPVVAVV